From Triticum aestivum cultivar Chinese Spring chromosome 7B, IWGSC CS RefSeq v2.1, whole genome shotgun sequence:
TTGACCGGTGCAAGAAGAAGATTGGGGGAGAAGACTATATCCGGGAGCGCATCAGCAAGCTCCAGGAGCAGCTTTGCAAGGGGCGAAGCGACACCCACCGGCTCGAGACAAAGGTGCTGCTGCACGACGTCCTGGCCGGTCACCGCCAGAGCCTCGCCGGCCTCAACATCGAGCAGCTCGCCAGCTTGGGCTGGATGGCGGATAACTATATGAAAAAGGTCGGTGACTGCATCGCCTCAAACAAGAGTAGGCAGCATGCTGGTCCCCTGCCTTGCGATGCCACTGCTGCCAACGTCAATGCCGAGGGCCCACTGCTGCAAGGTTGGGCTACGGAGGTTGTCAAGGCCGGACCTGATGTCGACGACGCAGCATACGGTGGCAACGCCGATGGTGATGTGACGCGGATCAGCAACTTGGCCGTGGGATTTGCATGGGCTGATCCAGGTCCGCATTTTCCTCGCATATAAGGAGACCGTGTGCAATAGTGTTGGCATCAAAATAAAGGCCTCGTGTCGATGCATATACTATGTACGTGGGCTCAAGtatttttttttttagaaaaatcttCATTCAAATCACGAATCAGTACAAAGTAGGTGAcccttacaagcacactgaaacgcaaacacaaaggaccatgaacacatagagtaccctaagacaaccataacacaagaagatctccggagccctgtgtcatcatccctgaatcttgagagaagacccctgcagcagaaAGATCTGCAACCATTCGCaaacaggtcatcatcttcgaccatggtacaattgccgccacgctgcttcctcctttcttaacaccagcgctgagagggcatggacatcaatccaacacacctgcaacagccgtcgccatctttggctttgagtaccgcaAAAAATAAAGATCCGTTGATTCCTGAAATTTATACGTTGCAAAAAAATGCAAATATGTATTATATATTGGAAGGATAGAAGCAAGAAGAAATCGACCAAGTGGCAATGAAGATATTGTTATTGACTATAGCAATTTACAACTGAAGATATTTTGCCAGAATTTGCAGGCCACTTCTTGGACATAGATACTACTGTCCAATGGAGTTGGATGAGTTGCACAAAGCTAATGGAAGGTATAGCTTTGATCACTACCCAGAGCACCAGGCATATCCTGCTGCGGCTTCTCGCGAGCCTTAAGGATCAATAAATTAGACTCATATTGGAGCAGGTTGGAACCGATTATTATGGAGGATGCAACATGTGTGTCACACGCAAACTGGCTGCGGATTTTATAAATCGACACTAGAAGTATCGATTATTATGTTAAATTATGTCTTTACAGTTCCTCCGCTACAAAATTTTGAAGTTGTATCTTCTTTGTACATCAAACTTTTTTTTTTTTGGTGGTAAATCAAACCTTTTATATTTGACCAAATTATTAGAGAAATGTATCAATGGCTGCAACACTAGATATAAATAGCACATTTTTTTTACAATGAACCTAATGAAACTAATTTAGCATTGTAGATGTAGGTAGGCCTGATCGATCAGTATCAACCTTGGGTCAAGAGATCATATTACAAATTCACAATCGACCACGTGTGCTACCTTGGTCTCGAGTTCTGCTAGTTACCACATACAGATAATGTGGGAAAATATGGACACACATTCGTCTTGTCAGCCAAAGCCCAAACGTGGAAACAGATACTCCAGAATCTTAATTCAGATCACTGGTATCAAATTGATATTTGTTTGGATATTCAATATACACGATATAAAGAATTGAATCCTACAATATACCTATGCCTTAAGCGATTTAACATGAGTTGTCTATTTTTTCTGCAAACAAAAATTCATCATTGACAATCTTATTGTCAACAGGGATAATTAAAAGTTATTGACATATAGCGTACCTTCGAAGAGGTAATAGTAAATACCAGCAATTGGATTAAACAAAATAAACAGCACATATCAATATTGACCGTTTTAAAAATTCTCTTGTTAGGAGATTAATACTCCTAGGGGAAGAACCAGCCCAAGACAGATTTTTGCTTGTAGGAAGCTCCGTCAAGTGAGACCAGGCTAGTTTCGCCGCTGATCATGTCATACACGCAATAGCTGAGATTGTGGGGGTCGCAGCTGGCAGCTTCAATCAATGGCCATGCCCGCTTCCACTCGGTGCCTACAATAAACACACGGTTACCTCCTTGGAATATCTGATCATGGTGCTCCGACGAGGCTCGGCCTGCGGCAAATGCCCTGGAGCAATTCCTGCCGACGAAGAGGACTTGTTCTCCCAAGTCCCTCACCTCCAACCAATGACCCTTGTCAAAATCTGCCTCAAACACACacagattcaacacgaagacatcaGTACTGCTCCTCCTCCACCGCACCATCAGTAGCTTTTGGTCATCGGATGATACGACCAGGTAGGAGTTGGCATACATGTCCCGCTGTTTCTTGATGACATGGTTGACGAGAGGCTGATCCATCTGTTGATGATTCTCTCTGTTGGCAACGAATGATTCATGGCAGAAGAGCTCTTCCGAGCTGGTGATAGCAAAAGCCTTTCCATGGTGAAAAGCAATGTCCTTGTAGCCAGAACC
This genomic window contains:
- the LOC123157801 gene encoding agamous-like MADS-box protein AGL80; translated protein: MAPKKVNMEYISNGSTRKATFKKRSIGMKKKARELSTLCGVDVCYVMYYPEGESSQGPEVYPTVPEAMRVIDRFRSTPELDRCKKKIGGEDYIRERISKLQEQLCKGRSDTHRLETKVLLHDVLAGHRQSLAGLNIEQLASLGWMADNYMKKVGDCIASNKSRQHAGPLPCDATAANVNAEGPLLQGWATEVVKAGPDVDDAAYGGNADGDVTRISNLAVGFAWADPGHFLDIEANGRYSFDHYPEHQAYPAAASREP